A genomic segment from Fusarium keratoplasticum isolate Fu6.1 chromosome 10, whole genome shotgun sequence encodes:
- a CDS encoding Rieske domain-containing protein produces MLSFGSAFLFVLAAIVVVAARRIFSKPQVAHSHPPPQLSSTKISSQPLPATWYGSEKIHELERRAIFSKKWILLTHKIRLPESGAYIRYEEAGFNFFLIRNNEGMVRGFHNICRHRAFPVVTKDNGTASILSCKYHGWSYGFNGQLAKAPEYQNLKGFDKKKNGLFPLHVHVDERGFVWVNMDAKLKPEVSWASDFSGVDRLARHESFNLDDYKFDHTSQEDIDYNWKTLADKYSSNSKIEQLFTTGEESEKSSRMISDFYFPNAAMTFSPHFFIMMRCNPTGPARSSVEYEVFRHQDASDEDFNQVHDIIKRASEENKSLPNPSEKNFNTGILVNEAPLYFQSQVRQLLEHHSGLEEVAKKEIRPAQQILDQTSEQDESLFSSCSGLSCGKLAKELAW; encoded by the exons ATGTTGAGTTTTGGCTCTGCTTTTCTCTTCGTCCTTGCTGCCATCGTGGTAGTGGCAGCTCGGCGTATCTTCTCCAAGCCTCAAGTAGCCCACAGTCACCCCCCTCCACAGCTCAGCAGCACCAAAATAAGCTCACAGCCCCTTCCTGCAACATGGTACGGGTCCGAAAAGATTCACGAGCTGGAAAGAAgagccatcttctccaagaagtGGATCCTACTCACTCACAAAATTCGACTTCCTGAGAGTGGCGCCTACATCCGCTATGAGGAGGCTGGCTTCAACTTCTTCCTTATCCGAAACAACGAGGGTATGGTCAGAGGTTTCCACAACATTTGCAGGCACCGAGCCTTCCCTGTCGTCACCAAGGACAATGGAACAGCCAGTATCTTGTCTTGCAAGTATCACGGATGGTCATATGGCTTCAACGGTCAACTGGCAAAGGCTCCTGAGTATCAGAACCTGAAGGGCTTcgataagaagaagaacggGCTGTTCCCTCTTCATGTTCATGTCGACGAGAGAGGCTTTGTCTGGGTCAACATGGATGCCAAGCTGAAGCCGGAAGTTTCCTGGGCCTCTGACTTTTCTGGCGTTGACCGCCTCGCCCGACATGAGtctttcaacctcgacgactACAAGTTTGATCATACTTCTCAAGAAGATATCGATTACAACTGGAAGACTTTGGCCGATAAGTACAGCTCCAACAGCAAGATCGAACAGCTTTTCACTACGGGCGAAGAGTCGGAAAAGAGCTCCAGGATGATCAGCGACTTTTACTTCCCTAACGCTGCCATGACATTCTC GCCTcacttcttcatcatgatgcGATGCAACCCTACTGGACCTGCCCGTTCTTCCGTGGAGTACGAAGTCTTCAGGCACCAGGACGCCAGCGATGAGGACTTCAACCAGGTccacgacatcatcaagcgTGCTTCTGAGGAGAACAAGTCGCTCCCCAACCCTTCTGAGAAGAACTTCAACACGGGCATCCTGGTCAACGAGGCTCCTCTGTATTTCCAGAGCCAGGTCCGCCAACTCCTGGAACACCACAgtggccttgaggaggtGGCAAAGAAGGAGATCCGACCGGCTCAGCAGATTCTCGACCAGACCTCTGAGCAAGATGAGAgccttttctcctcttgtTCAGGCTTGTCTTGTGGCAAGCTTGCCAAGGAGTTGGCATGGTGA
- a CDS encoding TauD domain-containing protein yields MHPLTRRACHLYRTNACISRRSIRPNSHASSGFITQGLRCHATVVSHTVPSLTLPCLEAPHLSHAENLDHVGRISEQLERSGMLKVSLGFPDEDSDYLKRLLVSLHRHRGHQLPISHSATRGWFWDVRPSETNFQAKNHQARSETMNEFPWHTDCSYEDPPPRFFALQVLQHDRYGGGTLSVMNVDKLSELLSPEARSALLAQEYRITIPPEFIKDPEQKDIIGSVFVTSPNDQSTMIRFREDILTPLTDRASRALVELKEALLKEEVQAHSTVHLKSSDLPKGSIILMDNRRWLHARNDIKDPERHLRRVRWDACPFETVSV; encoded by the coding sequence ATGCATCCTCTTACACGCCGTGCCTGTCATCTCTATCGCACCAATGCTTGCATATCGAGGCGCAGTATCAGGCCCAACTCTCACGCGTCATCTGGGTTCATCACACAGGGTCTTCGCTGCCATGCCACCGTAGTATCTCATACCGTGCCATCGCTTACGTTGCCCTGCCTGGAAGCTCCTCATCTGAGCCACGCTGAGAACCTCGATCATGTTGGTCGTATTTCCGAACAACTGGAGCGAAGCGGCATGCTCAAAGTCAGTTTGGGGTTCCCAGATGAAGACAGCGACTATCTCAAACGGCTGCTAGTCAGTCTTCATCGCCACCGCGGCCATCAACTCCCCATCTCTCACAGCGCCACCCGTGGCTGGTTCTGGGACGTACGCCCTAGCGAGACCAACTTCCAAGCAAAGAATCACCAAGCAAGATCGGAAACCATGAACGAATTCCCCTGGCACACAGATTGCAGCTACGAGGACCCACCCCCAAGGTTCTTCGCGCTGCAGGTCCTTCAACACGATCGATATGGAGGGGGTACTCTTTCAGTCATGAACGTCGACAAACTGAGCGAGCTTCTCTCCCCGGAGGCTCGATCAGCCCTACTGGCTCAAGAGTACCGCATCACCATCCCACCCGAGTTCATCAAGGACCCTGAGCAGAAGGACATCATCGGCAGCGTGTTTGTCACAAGTCCGAACGACCAGTCAACAATGATTCGGTTCAGAGAGGATATCCTAACGCCCTTGACAGACCGGGCGTCTCGAGCACTGGTCGAGCTCAAAGAGGCTctgctgaaggaggaggtccaGGCACACTCGACAGTGCATCTCAAATCTTCAGATCTACCAAAAGGATCCATTATTCTGATGGATAATCGCCGCTGGCTGCACGCACGGAATGATATCAAGGATCCAGAACGCCACCTACGTCGGGTGCGGTGGGATGCTTGTCCCTTTGAGACTGTCTCAGTTTAA
- a CDS encoding NmrA domain-containing protein: MVKIAIAGGSSELASEVLDKLVATGKHEITALVRKDPSQFPPRAGVRWVQANYQDKAELVQLLKGIHTVLSFIAAHLDPENQAQKNLIDASVEAGVTRFAPSEWSTGVKLSSSLDAMPWYTGKVEVSQYLENLNKDKKVLQYSRFQVGSFMDYLCHPFKASKYITTLPLNIDLEKKRAIVVEGSLNDEMTYTSVGDIAHVVARAVDYEGEWPVIGGIQGDKITIGELLKIGEKIRGEPFTIEWLKMEDLAAGELKTDNYPRIDLPSIPKDQVEAFSKMAIIGVLIAMTRGVWTVSDEWNKIFPDYKFTGVEELLKEVWKGH, from the exons ATGGTCAAGATTGCTATTGCAGGAGGCTCGAGTG AGCTGGCTAGTGAAGTTCTTGACAAACTTGTCGCAACGGGAAAACATGAAATAACTGCCCTGGTTCGAAAG GACCCTTCGCAATTCCCACCTCGGGCCGGCGTTCGCTGGGTTCAGGCGAACTACCAAGACAAAGCGGAATTGGttcagcttctcaagggcatTCACACAGTACTATCCTTCATCGCAGCTCACCTTGACCCAGAAAATCAGGCTCAAAAGAATCTGATTGATGCATCGGTTGAGGCTGGGGTTACACGCTTCGCACCATCCGAATGGTCAAC TGGCGTTAAGCTGTCGTCTTCCCTTGATGCAATGCCTTGGTATACTGGCAAGGTTGAAGTCAGTCAGTACTTGGAGAATCTGAACAAGGATAAGAAG GTTCTCCAGTATAGTCGGTTCCAAGTAGGCTCCTTTATGGATTATCTTTGCCACCCTTTCAAGGCGTCCAAGTATATCACCACGCTCCCGCTCAACATTGACTTGGAAAAGAAACGCGCAATTGTTGTTGAGGGCTCTCTGAACGATGAAATGACCTATACAAGCGTTGGAGACATTGCCCATGTGGTCGCACGCGCTGTCGATTATGAAGGGGAATGGCCCGTCATTGGAGGTATCCAGGGCGATAAAATCACCATCGGGGAGCTCCTGAAAATCGGCGAAAAGATCCGAG GCGAGCCTTTCACGATTGAGTggctcaagatggaggattTGGCGGCTGGAGAGCTCAAGACCGATAATTACCCTCGCATCGACTTGCCTTCTATCCCCAAAGACCAAGTAGAGGCAttctccaagatggccaTTATTGGAGTTCTCATCGCCATGACTCGAGGAGTTTGGACTGTGTCGGATGAGTGGAACAAGATTTTCCCGGACTACAAGTTCACTGGGGTTGAGGAGCTGCTGAAGGAAGTCTGGAAGGGACATTAG